The Pseudomonas protegens genome contains the following window.
CCGCCCAGCACGCCCATGGAAATGTCCGAAGCCAGGGCCAGCACCACCGACAGGCGCTGGATCTGCCGGTAATAGTCGGCCAGGGCCTTGTCGGTGTTGCCCGGAGCCTTGATCAGGCGCCCGCCGGTGACCGCGTGCACCGCGGCACGCACGGTGTTGGCGAAGACAAAGCTGATATGGCCGAACATCGCGCTGTCGAAGTCTTCCAGGCCTTTGCGTCCGCTGTCCCGGGCCGCTTCCATTTCGCGGAACACGTAAGGATGGCAGCGGATCAGCCCCTGGCCGTAGATGATCAGGCAGCGGGTCATGATGTTCGCGCCTTCCACGGTGATGGCGATCGGGCTTTGCTGGTAGGCCCGGGCCAGGAAGTTGTTGGGGCCCATGCAGATGCCCTTGCCGGCGACGATGTCCATGCCGTCGTTGACCATGGCCCGGGCACGCTCGGTGACGTGGTACTTGGCAATCGCCGAGATCACCGAAGGCTTCTCCCCGGCATCCAGGGACGCCACCGAGACCTTGCGCACCGCGTCACAGGCATACAGATGCCCGGCCATGCGCGCCAGGGGCGCCTGCACCCCTTCGAACTTGCCGATCGGCAGGCCGAACTGCTTGCGCATCGCCGCATAGGCGGTGGTGCCGCGCACCGCCACCTTGCCCAGGCCGACGTTGGCCGACGGCAGGGAGATGGCGCGCCCGGCGGCCAGGCATTCCATCAGCATGCGCCAGCCATTGCCCACCTGGGCGGCGCCGCCGATCACCCACTCCAGGGGAATGAACACATCCTTGCCGGTGGTCGGGCCGTTCTGGAACACCGCGTTCAGCGGCCAGTGGCGACGCCCGGTATTGACCCCCGGATGGGTGGTGGGAATCAGCGCGCAGGTGATCCCCAGGCTGCCCTTGCTGCCCAGCAGGCCGTCCGGGTCTTCGGCGCGAAAGGCCAGCCCCAGGACCGTGGCGATAGGGCCCAGGGTGATGTAGCGCTTGTCCCAGGTGACGCGAAAGCCCAGCACTTCCTGGCCTTCGAACTGGCCCTTGCACACCACCCCGACATCGGGAATGGCCCCGGCATCGGAACCGGCATAGGGGCTGGTCAGGGCAAAGCAGGGAATGTCTTCGCCGCGAGCCAGGCGCGGCAGGTAATGCTGGCGCTGGGCCTCGGTGCCGTAGTGCAGCAGCAGCTCGGCCGGGCCCAGGGAGTTGGGCACCATCACCGAGATCGCCGCCGCGGAGCAGCGGGTCGAGAGCTTCATCACCACCTGGGAATGGGCGTAATGGGAGAAGCCTTTGCCGCCGTACTGCTTGGGAATGATCATCCCCAGGAAGCCCGCGTCCTTGGTGTATTGCCAGGCCTTGGGCGACAGGTCCTGCCAGACCTGGGTGGTTTCCCAGTCGTTGGCCATGTCGCACAGGGTTTCCACTTCGTTGTCCATGAACGCCTGTTCCTCGGCGCTCAAGCTGGCCGGAGCGCTCTGCAACAGACGCGGCCAATCCGGCTTGCCGCTGAACAGCTCGGCGTCCCACCAGACCGTGCCGGACTCGATGGCGGCGCGCTCGGTGTCGGACATGGCCGGCATGATCTTGCGAAACATCGCCAGGGCGCGGCGGGTGAGCAAGGCCCGGCGCAGGGGCTTGATGCTCAGCAGCGCAGCCGGGGCCAGCACCAGCAGCACGCCGAGGGTCAATCCCAGGGTGCCCACCAGGCTGAACAGATACGCGGCCGCCAGCCACACCACTGCGGCGCCCAGCCACAGGGCGGCTGTCGCCTGTCGATAAGCCAGCGCGAGCGCTGCGGCAAGTCCCACCAATAACCAGACAATCATGGAATACCTCTCTTGTTCTAACGAGACGACCACTGGGAACCTGGGCGTTGTGCCGGCCCCTCGCAGATCACCCTACAAAGGAAAGAAGCATGTTTCAAATTTTATTTTAAAATATTTTTTTGAGCGAATTGACCAATGCATAACGGCTGAACAGCGTCAGCCCGGGGTGGAAAAAAACAGGTTCAAGACGGGTCTGGAACCGACCCGTCCGGTCAACGGCAGTAGCGCAATCCTTTGGTACTGCCGTCAGGCCAGCACACCACGGATCAGAAGTGGTAAGTCGCTGAAAGACTGACTACCTCGCCCTTGGCGTCAACCTTACCGTCGAGGCTGGAGCCACCGAGGCGATCCTGATTGACCGTCTTGAGCTTGGCTTCCTTGACGAACTGCCGCGAGTACGCCCCATCGATGGTCAACCCGGGAATGGCCTTGATGTCATAGCCAAAACCCAGGGAGGTGAACCAACGGTCATTGTCCGGAATCCGCGGGTCGCGGGTCGAATCGCGGGTCGGCGTCTCGTCGAACGCCACCCCGGCACGCAGGGTCAACTGGTCGGTGAGCTTATAGTCGCCACCTAGGGAGTACATCATCGAATCCTTGTAGCGGTACGGAATGGAAACGATGGTGTTGCCGTCGGACTTGAGTGTCAGGTCCTTGAACGACGACCACTGCGTCCAGGTGGCGCTGGCCCCCAGGGTGAAACGGTCGTTGAACACGTGTACCCAGTCCAGGCCCAAGGTGGCCGGAATATCCAATTGGGTGGTGGCATTGGCACCGTCTGGGTTCAGCTTGAGGCCGGGATAGGCCAGCTCCACCAGGGTCTCGCCATTCGGGCCCGCCGGCTGAGTCATGTAAGTGCGGCCCAGAGCATCTGCGTAGATGTTGTATTTACCCTCCATCTTGTTCTTGATCTTGGCGTGATAGTTCAGGCCCAGGGTGTCCTGTTCGGTGGGTTTCCAGACTACGCCGGTGAACCAGCCCACCGAGGTGTTGTCGACCTTGACCCGCATCAGGTTGGACCCCACTCCGGACGGAAATGGAATACCAATGTTTGGGGACAGCGCCGCGGCCCCGGTGAGGTTGAGGTTCTGGCTGACGAAACCGGTGCTGTGCTGAACGATCAGCCCGGCGCCTAGCGAGAACTGGTCATTGACCTTGAACGACAGCGAACCGGTCACCCCCACCGTCTCGATCTTGGTATCGACGGCGAAGTCGCGGCCTTTCCAGCCATCGTCCCAGGTGCTGCGCATCCCTTGGGGCACGACCTGGCTGAGGCCGAACGCGAAGCGGTCGTTGAGCGGCATGACCAGGAAGCCTGTGGGCAGCCAGGCGGTGAAACCGCCCTGCCCGCCATTGCCAGTCAGTTCCTCGGCCGGGCCGCTGGGTATGCCATCGCTGTCCACTGGAATGGTGGAAGCCGGCTGCCCCTGATAATCGGTGGCATTGCCTTTGTATTTCATCTTGATCCGTGCGTAATCCACGGTCATCTGCGCGATGTTCTGATCAATGAAAGCCATGGCGGCCGGGTTGTTGTAAGCCGCACTGGGATCATTCTTGAACAGCGAACCACCACCGAAGGCCCGTCCCCAGCCGGGAGCGCCGTAGGTCGGAGTAGAGAAGCCCCCCGCCTGCACCGGACCGGAACTGATCAAGCCACCCAGTACTGCCAGGCCGATGACTGCCTGGATCTTGTGTTTCTTATTATTCATGCCCCACTCCTTATTATTATCGACCGCGATCGGTCACCACCGATCCAGGGTGCAGCAACAGGCGCCCCTGGCGAGGCGCCTGTTTTTTTCAGCAAGTGATCAACAGGCTGAAGTCAGATCAACTTCATGGGGTGACGGTGAACGCCGGGCTTGGATTGACGCTCAGAGCCGTGATCTTGCAGCTGCCGACGGTTTGCGCCGAAGGAATGCTCAGGGTGTTGGTGGCGTTGTTCCAGGTGACGTTGATGGTCACTGGAGCGCTGCTGCAGTTGGAGAGGATCTTGAAGTTGACCCCGGCCACGGTGCCCGCAGTGGCGCTGGACGCGGTCAGGGTCCAAGGCAGCCCCAGCAACGAAGGCACGCCGCACAGCGAGTTGCTGCCGCTGACGGTGGCACCGGTGATCGAAGCATTGGAGCCGTTGGCGGCCACGGTGCCGGTGAAGTTGATGTTGCAGTTGACCGGAATGCCCAGCGACGCCGGCGAAGTCACCGAAATGGTGCCCGGTGCCGAGAAGGTCGCGCCGGCAGGCGCAATGGTCGCAGCGTTGGCCATCGACGCGGCGCCGAGGCAGATGGCGAAGGAAGCTACGGATACCAGAGTCTTGATGCTTTGCATTGTTGTTTTCCTCAAGATTTAGGCAACAGGCAGTTGCCAGGGGGTTATCAGCCTTGCCAGGGGGTCGATGACGCCATCGGCTCTCGGGCTCGACCGAATTCGGTACTGGAGCGCGCTAGGGCGATACCGACCCGGCTTGAACAACCGGTACTTCCGGACTCAATCGCAGTGTCATCAGCGTCCCTCCATGGATTCTGCGTTGGCTTCAGGGGGCCACCCGGAACGTGGGCGGCATCTGGATCGATACGGTCTTGATGGTGCAGCCGCCGTCGAGGCTGACCTGGGTTGCCTCGAGTTTTCCGGTGCTGTTGTTCCAGCGGCCCTCGGCGGTGCTCGGCCCGCATTCGCCGCCCACCAGGGGCGCGTGCACCGTGACCCGGATGCCGGACATGGCGCCGCTGGTTTCGTCCCTGGCGACCAGCTTCCAGGGCAGGTGCGTGGCCTCCACCTGGCCGCACTTGAGGCCGCCGCTGAAGTCGACCTTGTCGACGCTGGCAAAACTGCCGTCGGGGCTGACCTTGCCGCTGACCTGGATGGTGCAGTCGGCATTGATGATGCTTTTGGCAAAGCTGATGGGGCCCTTGGCGCTGAACTCGGTGTTGGCCGGTTCGATGCGCGCGGCTTCGGCGGCGTTCAGCAGTGACACACCCACCAGGACCACGAACAGACGGGCGGCGAACAGAGGTGAAGTAGACATCCGTGACTTCCTTGCAGTTGCTTATTGTTGTTGTCGGTCAACTTGGCGTAAGGACTTCGGTGTTGCCTCGCTGCCCCTTCAAGCGGGTGTACCCGGACGGGCCACCGGCGCTTGAAGGCGAGCGCTACAGCTAAACAGCGGTGTCTGGATCGGTGTCGGTAAAACCGTATTGCCGGAGCAGTTCGGCACGCTTGGCCGGATGCAGGTTGGCTAGCCGCACGTCCCCGGAGTAATGCGCCAGGACCCGGTGATCCATAAGCCGCCGCCAGAGCGCTGGCACATAGGCCCAGACGATCATGGTGGCGTAGCCATAAGGCAGCTGTGGCGACTCGTCGAAGTGGCGCAGGGCCTGGTAGGAACGGGTCGGGTTGGCGTGGTGGTCGGAGTGCCGTTGCAGTTGGAACAGGAAGATGTTGGTGACGATGCGATTGCTGTTCCAGGAGTGGCGTGGCGAGCAGCGCTCATAGCGGCCGTTGGGCTGTTTCTGGCGCAGCAGGCCGTAATGCTCGACGTAGTTCACCACCTCCAGCAGCGAGAACCCGTAGATGCCCTGGATCACCAGGAAGGGAATCACCGCCGCCCCCAGCCAGGCGATCAGCACGCCCCAGAGCACCACGCTGTAGAGCCAGGCGCTGAGTACGCCGTTCTTCCAGTGCAGGGTCGGCAGCCCGAGCTTGTGCAGGCGCTCGCTTTCCAGATGCCAGGCCGAACGCAGACTGAACCAGACGGTGCGCGGCAGGAAGCTCCAGAACGACTCGCCCAGCCGCGAGCTGGCGGGATCTTCCGGGGTCGCCACGCGAACGTGATGGCCACGGTTGTGCTCGACGAAGAAGTGCCCGTAGAACGTCGAGGCCAAGGCCAGTTTGGCCAGGAACTTGGCCATTCCGCGGCTCTTGTGCCCCAGTTCATGGGCGATGTTGATGGCGATGCCGGTGGCGGCGCCGGTGGACATGGCCATGCCCAGGTAGGTGAACCAGCCGACGCTGCCGTGCAGCTGCGCACGCTCGGTCAGGAACGCGGCGAAGTTCGCCAGACCGCCTTGCAGGTGTAGCTGCTGGCTCAACTGCAGCAGGCCGCCAGCGATGATCCAGTCCACCCCGCT
Protein-coding sequences here:
- a CDS encoding acyl-CoA dehydrogenase, with the protein product MIVWLLVGLAAALALAYRQATAALWLGAAVVWLAAAYLFSLVGTLGLTLGVLLVLAPAALLSIKPLRRALLTRRALAMFRKIMPAMSDTERAAIESGTVWWDAELFSGKPDWPRLLQSAPASLSAEEQAFMDNEVETLCDMANDWETTQVWQDLSPKAWQYTKDAGFLGMIIPKQYGGKGFSHYAHSQVVMKLSTRCSAAAISVMVPNSLGPAELLLHYGTEAQRQHYLPRLARGEDIPCFALTSPYAGSDAGAIPDVGVVCKGQFEGQEVLGFRVTWDKRYITLGPIATVLGLAFRAEDPDGLLGSKGSLGITCALIPTTHPGVNTGRRHWPLNAVFQNGPTTGKDVFIPLEWVIGGAAQVGNGWRMLMECLAAGRAISLPSANVGLGKVAVRGTTAYAAMRKQFGLPIGKFEGVQAPLARMAGHLYACDAVRKVSVASLDAGEKPSVISAIAKYHVTERARAMVNDGMDIVAGKGICMGPNNFLARAYQQSPIAITVEGANIMTRCLIIYGQGLIRCHPYVFREMEAARDSGRKGLEDFDSAMFGHISFVFANTVRAAVHAVTGGRLIKAPGNTDKALADYYRQIQRLSVVLALASDISMGVLGGALKRKESITGRLGDILSQLYILSCVLKRFEDDGRPQADLPLVHWAAQDCLLRAHEALAEVLDNYPSKVAARIIRGLSFPLGIPQRKPSDRLLAQVAELVQTPGPTRDRLLADSYIPQPDIDKLAYGELAFRLQPQVELIEARLKPAIKQGLLAPLPISREAFAVWRVKALEQQLISQDEDELLGRYVEYGDHAIQVDDFPQDFGLLEALQQRQAHFEQSARPASRKRAASSEDAVVASDSAY
- a CDS encoding outer membrane protein transport protein, whose amino-acid sequence is MNNKKHKIQAVIGLAVLGGLISSGPVQAGGFSTPTYGAPGWGRAFGGGSLFKNDPSAAYNNPAAMAFIDQNIAQMTVDYARIKMKYKGNATDYQGQPASTIPVDSDGIPSGPAEELTGNGGQGGFTAWLPTGFLVMPLNDRFAFGLSQVVPQGMRSTWDDGWKGRDFAVDTKIETVGVTGSLSFKVNDQFSLGAGLIVQHSTGFVSQNLNLTGAAALSPNIGIPFPSGVGSNLMRVKVDNTSVGWFTGVVWKPTEQDTLGLNYHAKIKNKMEGKYNIYADALGRTYMTQPAGPNGETLVELAYPGLKLNPDGANATTQLDIPATLGLDWVHVFNDRFTLGASATWTQWSSFKDLTLKSDGNTIVSIPYRYKDSMMYSLGGDYKLTDQLTLRAGVAFDETPTRDSTRDPRIPDNDRWFTSLGFGYDIKAIPGLTIDGAYSRQFVKEAKLKTVNQDRLGGSSLDGKVDAKGEVVSLSATYHF
- the praB gene encoding alkane oxidation protein activator PraB gives rise to the protein MQSIKTLVSVASFAICLGAASMANAATIAPAGATFSAPGTISVTSPASLGIPVNCNINFTGTVAANGSNASITGATVSGSNSLCGVPSLLGLPWTLTASSATAGTVAGVNFKILSNCSSAPVTINVTWNNATNTLSIPSAQTVGSCKITALSVNPSPAFTVTP
- the praA gene encoding alkane oxidation protein activator PraA — translated: MSTSPLFAARLFVVLVGVSLLNAAEAARIEPANTEFSAKGPISFAKSIINADCTIQVSGKVSPDGSFASVDKVDFSGGLKCGQVEATHLPWKLVARDETSGAMSGIRVTVHAPLVGGECGPSTAEGRWNNSTGKLEATQVSLDGGCTIKTVSIQMPPTFRVAP
- a CDS encoding alkane 1-monooxygenase; its protein translation is MTVSVAAPGVWTDGKRHLWWLGTLPMITPLLAGLFALTTGVQVFWWSGVVVIFGLIPLIDGLLGEDASNPPESAVPDLEKQPYYRFIVYSCAVLSVLSLVVTAWMAVSGVDWIIAGGLLQLSQQLHLQGGLANFAAFLTERAQLHGSVGWFTYLGMAMSTGAATGIAINIAHELGHKSRGMAKFLAKLALASTFYGHFFVEHNRGHHVRVATPEDPASSRLGESFWSFLPRTVWFSLRSAWHLESERLHKLGLPTLHWKNGVLSAWLYSVVLWGVLIAWLGAAVIPFLVIQGIYGFSLLEVVNYVEHYGLLRQKQPNGRYERCSPRHSWNSNRIVTNIFLFQLQRHSDHHANPTRSYQALRHFDESPQLPYGYATMIVWAYVPALWRRLMDHRVLAHYSGDVRLANLHPAKRAELLRQYGFTDTDPDTAV